From Fundulus heteroclitus isolate FHET01 chromosome 5, MU-UCD_Fhet_4.1, whole genome shotgun sequence, a single genomic window includes:
- the LOC105921089 gene encoding elongation factor 1-alpha 1, whose product MGKEKLHINIVVIGHVDSGKSTTTGHLIYKCGGIDKRTIEKFEKEAAEMGKGSFKYAWVLDKLKAERERGITIDISLWKFETSKYYVTIIDAPGHRDFIKNMITGTSQADCAVLIVAAGVGEFEAGISKNGQTREHALLAYTLGVKQLIVGVNKMDSTEPNYSQKRYEEIVKEVSTYIKKIGYNPDTVAFVPISGWNGDNMLEPSPNMTWFKGWKINRKDGSASGTTLLEALDAIQPPSRPTDKPLRLPLQDVYKIGGIGTVPVGRVETGVLKPGMVVTFAPVNVTTEVKSVEMHHEALSEALPGDNVGFNVKNVSVKDIRRGNVAGDSRNDPPQEAAGFTSQVIILNHPGQISAGYAPVLDCHTAHIACKFAELKEKIDRRSGKKLEDNPKFLKSGDAAIVDMIPGKPMCVESFSEYPPLGRFAVRDMRQTVAVGVIKGVEKKAPTSGKITKSAQKAQKTK is encoded by the exons ATGGGGAAGGAGAAACTCCACATTAACATTGTGGTTATAGGACATGTGGACTCGGGCAAGTCCACCACCACGGGTCACCTCATCTACAAGTGCGGCGGCATCGACAAAAGAACAATTGAGAAGTTTGAGAAGGAAGCTGCAGAG ATGGGAAAGGGATCGTTTAAATATGCTTGGGTTTTGGACAAACTCAAGGCTGAGCGTGAACGTGGAATCACCATTGACATCTCTCTGTGGAAGTTTGAGACCAGCAAGTACTATGTCACCATCATTGATGCTCCAGGACACAGGGACTTCATCAAGAACATGATCACTGGGACATCACAG GCTGACTGCGCTGTGTTGATCGTGGCTGCAGGTGTGGGTGAGTTTGAAGCTGGCATCTCAAAGAACGGCCAGACCCGTGAGCACGCCTTGCTTGCCTACACGCTGGGCGTGAAGCAGCTCATTGTAGGTGTCAACAAGATGGATTCAACTGAGCCCAACTACAGCCAGAAGCGCTACGAAGAGATTGTGAAGGAAGTCAGCACTTACATCAAGAAGATCGGGTACAATCCCGACACCGTGGCCTTCGTACCCATTTCAGGCTGGAATGGAGACAACATGTTGGAGCCCAGTCCTAAT ATGACCTGGTTCAAGGGCTGGAAAATCAACCGTAAAGATGGCAGTGCCTCAGGCACCACACTGCTGGAGGCACTTGACGCCATCCAGCCTCCATCCCGACCCACTGACAAGCCTCTTCGTCTGCCTCTGCAAGACGTTTACAAAATTGGAG GTATTGGTACTGTGCCTGTGGGCCGAGTGGAAACAGGAGTCCTAAAACCTGGTATGGTGGTGACATTTGCTCCCGTCAATGTGACCACTGAAGTCAAGTCGGTGGAGATGCACCATGAGGCCCTAAGTGAGGCACTGCCTGGGGACAACGTGGGTTTTAATGTCAAGAATGTCTCCGTGAAGGATATTCGCCGAGGCAACGTGGCCGGAGACAGTAGGAACGACCCACCACAGGAAGCAGCTGGCTTCACTTCCCAG GTTATTATCCTTAACCATCCTGGTCAAATCAGCGCTGGCTATGCCCCTGTGCTCGACTGCCACACTGCACATATCGCTTGCAAGTTTGCAGAGCTAAAGGAGAAGATAGACCGCCGCTCTGGAAAGAAACTGGAGGATAACCCCAAGTTCCTGAAGTCTGGAGATGCTGCCATTGTGGACATGATCCCTGGCAAGCCTATGTGCGTGGAGAGCTTCTCTGAGTACCCACCGCTTG GCCGTTTTGCTGTCCGTGACATGCGTCAAACGGTGGCGGTGGGAGTGATCAAAGGTGTGGAGAAGAAAGCCCCCACGAGTGGTAAGATCACCAAATCTGCACAGAAGGCACAGAAGACCAAATGA